Proteins from a single region of Pseudarthrobacter sp. NIBRBAC000502772:
- a CDS encoding FABP family protein, whose translation MPIEIPTDLTPELVPLSWLIGEWEGSGRLGSGDEDSEHFLQHVSFTHNGLPYLQYRAESWLTDDDGTRLRPLTVETGFWALERKQLDADGGPGLIPADIVPALKSADEVEALRNKDGGFDISVSISHPGGISELYYGQIKGPQIQLTTDMVMRGSHSKDYSAATRIFGLVDGNLLWRWDVATGGTSQPGKGLEAHASAFLKRVS comes from the coding sequence GTGCCGATAGAAATTCCGACAGACCTGACACCGGAACTTGTTCCGCTTTCCTGGCTCATTGGTGAGTGGGAAGGCAGCGGCCGTCTCGGCAGCGGGGACGAGGACTCGGAGCACTTCCTCCAGCATGTCTCCTTCACGCACAACGGCTTGCCGTATCTTCAGTACCGCGCGGAGAGCTGGTTAACCGACGACGACGGCACGCGCCTGCGGCCGCTGACGGTTGAGACCGGTTTTTGGGCGCTGGAGCGCAAACAGCTTGATGCCGACGGCGGACCGGGCCTGATTCCGGCCGATATTGTTCCCGCTCTTAAGAGCGCCGATGAAGTCGAAGCGCTCCGCAATAAAGACGGCGGGTTCGATATCTCGGTGTCCATCTCACATCCCGGCGGGATCTCCGAGCTCTACTACGGGCAGATCAAGGGCCCGCAGATCCAGCTGACCACCGACATGGTGATGCGCGGCAGCCATTCCAAGGACTACAGCGCGGCCACCCGGATCTTCGGACTGGTGGACGGCAACCTGCTCTGGCGCTGGGACGTGGCCACCGGCGGAACATCGCAGCCCGGCAAGGGCCTCGAAGCGCACGCCTCTGCCTTCCTGAAAAGGGTTTCCTGA
- a CDS encoding permease, whose protein sequence is MTAEVQAPAKSLGSWVIGVVGVAGLVAIIAGVYISREVLIGVAVVIAVAVGIGWPHFLRIPAKKTLAAVIALPGVGSALAAGFVPAPGFLDWTPAFMALGMMAVFVVQLIRGTGQAQRLESTLGCCAGVLLSCLGAGWIAGARFNGVREMLLVAAVSAAVALLAGLIRWPDSIVAPLGIVMAGLAGPLAGLVFSDIAVLPAATFGVVVGAVLVSFRRLVTLRGGPLNLLAAVSMGLAPVSAVGSLAYFIDKLLIY, encoded by the coding sequence ATGACCGCCGAGGTGCAGGCCCCGGCAAAGTCGCTGGGCTCGTGGGTCATCGGTGTTGTCGGAGTGGCGGGACTCGTAGCGATCATCGCCGGCGTCTACATCTCACGCGAGGTACTCATCGGCGTCGCTGTGGTGATCGCTGTGGCAGTAGGCATCGGCTGGCCCCATTTCCTGCGCATCCCCGCGAAAAAGACCCTTGCAGCCGTCATTGCGCTGCCCGGCGTCGGATCGGCGCTCGCTGCCGGTTTTGTCCCCGCCCCGGGTTTTCTGGACTGGACACCGGCGTTCATGGCGTTGGGAATGATGGCTGTGTTTGTGGTGCAGCTCATCCGAGGCACGGGCCAGGCCCAACGGCTTGAGTCCACCCTGGGCTGCTGCGCCGGAGTGCTCCTCTCGTGCCTGGGGGCAGGCTGGATTGCCGGCGCGCGCTTCAACGGCGTGCGGGAGATGCTCCTGGTGGCAGCCGTCAGCGCTGCCGTGGCTCTGCTGGCCGGCCTGATCCGCTGGCCGGACAGCATCGTGGCCCCCCTCGGCATCGTGATGGCAGGACTTGCCGGGCCGCTCGCCGGCCTGGTCTTCTCCGATATTGCCGTTCTGCCGGCGGCGACCTTCGGTGTTGTGGTGGGCGCCGTGCTGGTCAGCTTCCGCCGACTCGTAACACTCCGCGGCGGTCCGCTGAATCTTCTGGCTGCGGTTAGCATGGGCCTTGCGCCGGTTTCGGCCGTGGGCTCCCTGGCTTACTTCATAGACAAACTACTCATCTACTAA
- a CDS encoding response regulator transcription factor encodes MSHILLLTNSTGSSVDILPALELLNHRVHILAAEPTALLETDPCDIVLLDARKDLVGARSLTQLLKATGLSAPLVLILTEGGMAAVSSAWAVDDIVLDSAGPAEVEARIRLSVARAVPDKDDAPTEIRAAGVVIDEASYTARVNGAPLNLTFKEFELLKYLAQHPGRVFTRQQLLTEVWGYDYYGGTRTVDVHVRRLRAKLGADHENLISTVRNVGYRLTLVRQQEDELTEA; translated from the coding sequence ATGTCGCACATCCTGCTATTGACGAACAGCACCGGTTCTTCGGTAGACATTCTGCCTGCCCTGGAATTGCTGAACCACCGCGTGCATATCCTCGCCGCGGAACCCACAGCCCTGCTGGAGACCGATCCCTGCGATATTGTGCTTCTCGACGCCCGCAAGGACCTGGTGGGCGCCCGCTCCCTCACCCAGCTGCTCAAGGCCACAGGTCTGAGCGCACCCCTGGTCCTGATCCTGACCGAGGGCGGCATGGCCGCTGTTTCTTCGGCCTGGGCCGTGGATGACATCGTGCTCGATTCAGCCGGTCCCGCCGAAGTGGAAGCCCGCATCAGGCTCTCCGTGGCGCGTGCAGTGCCGGACAAGGATGACGCCCCCACGGAGATCCGGGCGGCAGGCGTGGTCATCGATGAAGCTAGCTACACTGCCCGCGTCAACGGCGCCCCGCTGAACCTGACGTTCAAGGAATTCGAACTCCTCAAATACCTGGCCCAGCACCCCGGCCGCGTCTTCACCCGCCAGCAACTGCTCACCGAAGTGTGGGGCTATGACTACTACGGCGGCACGCGCACCGTGGATGTCCACGTCCGGCGGCTGCGGGCCAAACTCGGTGCGGACCACGAAAACCTGATCAGCACGGTCCGGAACGTCGGCTACCGCCTGACCCTGGTGCGGCAGCAGGAAGACGAACTGACGGAAGCCTGA
- the mshD gene encoding mycothiol synthase: MSPAHPEKWPVLIVHGGLEEQLLKDSVALLAAAEESDGNPSLSEQTVVTLRAGDSAEHSLLTLALYAPDEDSDPSSGQDLAGFAVVVEEPDGSGVLEIAVHPSYRNQGVADRLVGALQSGRGLDGLKAWSHGNHEAAADLAARYGYGPVRELWKMRLTTATAELPDVGLPDGVTLRPFVPGKDEDRWLAANRAAFAHHPEQGSMSRADLDARMAEDWFDPAGFLLAVDAEDRLLGFHWTKVHPRHGAHPAIGEVYAVGVTPAAQGMGLGKALTVAGIRHLQGLGLHAVMLYTDADNTAAVSLYRGLGFTRWDMDVMYGPLASV; encoded by the coding sequence ATGAGTCCTGCGCACCCGGAAAAATGGCCCGTCCTTATCGTCCACGGCGGTCTGGAAGAACAGCTGCTGAAGGACTCCGTGGCGCTCCTCGCAGCTGCCGAAGAGTCTGACGGCAACCCCTCACTTTCCGAGCAAACGGTGGTAACGCTCCGTGCCGGTGACTCCGCCGAGCATTCCCTCCTGACCCTGGCGCTCTACGCGCCGGACGAGGACTCCGATCCCTCCTCCGGCCAGGACCTGGCCGGGTTTGCCGTTGTTGTGGAGGAGCCTGACGGCAGCGGAGTGCTGGAAATTGCCGTCCACCCCAGCTACCGCAACCAGGGCGTGGCGGACAGGCTTGTCGGCGCACTGCAGTCGGGGCGAGGCCTGGATGGGCTGAAGGCCTGGTCCCACGGCAACCATGAGGCAGCCGCGGACCTCGCCGCCCGCTACGGCTACGGTCCGGTGCGCGAACTCTGGAAGATGAGGCTGACCACCGCCACGGCAGAACTGCCCGACGTCGGCCTGCCGGATGGCGTCACGCTCCGCCCCTTTGTGCCGGGCAAGGACGAGGACCGCTGGCTGGCTGCGAACCGCGCCGCATTTGCCCACCACCCCGAGCAGGGCTCGATGTCCCGCGCGGACTTGGATGCCCGCATGGCCGAGGACTGGTTTGATCCCGCCGGCTTTCTGTTGGCCGTGGACGCCGAGGACCGGTTGCTGGGATTCCACTGGACCAAGGTGCATCCGCGCCACGGCGCCCACCCGGCGATTGGCGAGGTCTACGCTGTTGGTGTCACGCCGGCCGCGCAGGGTATGGGCCTGGGTAAAGCCCTCACAGTGGCTGGCATCAGGCATCTGCAGGGTCTGGGGCTTCACGCCGTCATGCTCTACACGGATGCCGACAACACCGCTGCCGTTTCCCTCTACCGGGGCCTGGGCTTCACACGCTGGGATATGGACGTGATGTACGGACCGCTGGCCTCCGTTTAG